The DNA region TGCCATATGCCATAACATATCCAAATAATACATTATGCCTTCAGGTGTTGGTATAGAATGAACCCCTCCAGATGGAAACAAATTAAACTTATAAACAAATATCATTATAAGTATCATAGAAAGCCACCAAGTAGGCATGCCGTAAACTATCATAGTGATAATACTTGTTGTTCTGTCGAATAGTTTTCCTGCTTTTCTTGCCTTTACGAGTCCTATTATTAAGCCTATTATCATTTGTATGATTGATGCTGTTGTAAAAAGTATTATAGAGCGTGGCAGTGCTTCTCCTATTATTTTTATCACATCTCTGTTGCCGTTAGAATCCATCATTATAGTAGATTTGCCGAATTGAAATGTTATAGTGTTAATTGCTCTTATAAATATTCTCTCTCCAATGCTTCTATTAAGCCAATATATATCATAATAGTATGCTCTTCTTTCTTTAATAAAATTTTCCACATCTTCTGTACGCATATTGCTAAGTCCGCGTACTTCGGCATTAATATTTTCTTCTATCTGAGCTTTTAGAG from Brachyspira pilosicoli P43/6/78 includes:
- a CDS encoding ABC transporter permease; protein product: MFTYFVIKRILKGIIMFVILMFMSSAIFNTVSEKTLKAQIEENINAEVRGLSNMRTEDVENFIKERRAYYYDIYWLNRSIGERIFIRAINTITFQFGKSTIMMDSNGNRDVIKIIGEALPRSIILFTTASIIQMIIGLIIGLVKARKAGKLFDRTTSIITMIVYGMPTWWLSMILIMIFVYKFNLFPSGGVHSIPTPEGIMYYLDMLWHMALPMLTLTLIGFWGLSFVVRNIVLSTLQEDYIMAARARGISEKSVLLGHTLRSSAPPIVTITLLGLFGSIAGSIIFEGIFSWPGLGNLYWISVQQNDIPVLMGNLAITTALYQFGLVVLDISYGFLDPRIKVGGKM